In Electrophorus electricus isolate fEleEle1 chromosome 14, fEleEle1.pri, whole genome shotgun sequence, a single window of DNA contains:
- the gabrz gene encoding LOW QUALITY PROTEIN: gamma-aminobutyric acid type A receptor subunit zeta (The sequence of the model RefSeq protein was modified relative to this genomic sequence to represent the inferred CDS: inserted 2 bases in 1 codon) yields the protein MSSCSPPSALVFILIISRILESPVSCAEEVLPPTIQNLMKGYNKYLRPLFGNGPVTVGMSLDIASIDTISEINMDYTATIFLRQRWTDERLCFEGNKSLSLDGRLVELLWVPDTFIVDSKKSFLHDITVENRLIRIFPNGTVLYALRITTTVACSMDLTKYPMDKQTCTLQLESWGYNVKDVVFIXTRGNQSVSGLDTLQLAQYTLEDYYTSESEAVYETGNYPKLIFHFQLRRSILYFILETYVPSSALVVLSWVSFWISQSSVPARICIGVTTVLTMTTLMMGARTSLPNANCFIKAIDVYLGICFSFIFGALIEYAVAHFCTLHQPNAANAYMYGQEMQDREDEMNGIVTSIGSQALRVRRREEMLSRAGSTGSSAPRKEEKPSSPPRSTCGRSLLVARRVACMLNCCHVENPHYIDNYARLSFPLSFIFINLLYWTYYLYF from the exons ATGTCTTCATGCAGCCCCCCAAGTGCCCTGGTCTTCATTCTCATCATTAGTAG GATCTTGGAGAGCCCAGTCTCCTGTGCTGAAGAGGTCCTTCCTCCTACAATTCAGAACCTGATGAAGGGATACAACAAGTACCTGAGGCCTTTATTCGGCA aTGGGCCTGTTACGGTCGGCATGAGTTTGGACATCGCCAGCATAGACACTATATCAGAGATCAACATG GACTACACGGCCACTATCTTCCTGCGTCAGCGCTGGACAGATGAGCGCCTGTGCTTTGAAGGCAACAAGAGTCTGAGTTTGGACGGCAGGCTGGTCGAGCTGCTCTGGGTCCCTGACACGTTCATCGTGGACTCCAAGAAGTCCTTTCTGCATGACATCACTGTGGAAAACAGACTAATCAGGATCTTCCCCAATGGGACCGTGCTCTATGCCCTGAG AATCACCACCACTGTGGCCTGCAGTATGGACCTGACCAAGTACCCCATGGACAAACAAACTTGTACACTTCAGCTGGAGAGCT GGGGTTATAATGTGAAGGATGTGGTGTTTAT GACTCGTGGGAACCAGTCCGTTAGCGGACTTGATACTCTACAGTTGGCCCAGTACACCCTAGAGGATTACTACACCTCAGAGTCAGAAGCCGTCTACGAGACTG GTAACTACCCAAAGCTGATCTTCCATTTCCAGCTGAGGCGTAGTATCCTTTACTTCATTTTGGAGACATACGTGCCATCCAGTGCCCTGGTGGTTCTGTCCTGGGTCTCTTTTTGGATCAGCCAGTCCTCAGTCCCTGCTCGCATCTGCATAG GGGTGACCACAGTGCTGACTATGACCACTCTGATGATGGGGGCACGCACCTCTCTGCCCAATGCTAATTGCTTCATCAAAGCCATCGACGTCTACCTGGGCATCTGTTTCAGCTTCATCTTCGGTGCTCTCATAGAGTATGCTGTGGCCCATTTCTGCACCCTGCACCAGCCAAATGCTGCCAACGCATACATG TACGGACAGGAGATGCAGGACCGCGAGGACGAAATGAACGGTATCGTCACGTCTATCGGCAGCCAGGCCCTGCGGGTGCGAAGGCGGGAGGAGATGCTGTCCCGTGCCGGCAGCACCGGCAGCTCCGCCCCCAGAAAAGAGGAGAAGCCGTCGTCCCCGCCCCGGAGCACCTGCGGCAGATCTCTGTTGGTGGCGCGGCGCGTTGCCTGCATGCTGAACTGCTGCCATGTGGAGAACCCACACTACATCGATAACTATGCACGCCTCAGCTTTCCCCtctccttcatcttcatcaaCCTGCTCTACTGGACCTACTATCTGTACTTCTAG